The Kazachstania africana CBS 2517 chromosome 8, complete genome genome contains a region encoding:
- the KAFR0H03780 gene encoding uncharacterized protein, translated as MDSKDSDELLGARAEPATMPLPSTVFRNRFTYGLSEMFKTKRCQISYTLLLASITAAITFANVPGKSDTSALLFALSFFILVATAFVTATVFIKEFNTFAKVKFFLYVVEYKPNIDPHSWDIIASHMNVYLYNEGYWFSPRCFYDGQAAYHYFKSLIVKSPLAKDVHSNVNGNQNAIPLASMNEAGVEAGNTNNTESENGLQDADFELKGFREKAIKVYRKSLDEYWQAHFVGASEQLP; from the coding sequence ATGgattcaaaagattcaGATGAGCTGTTAGGAGCAAGAGCTGAGCCGGCTACGATGCCGCTTCCCAGTACTGTATTTCGTAATCGATTTACATACGGCCTCAGCGAGATGTTCAAAACGAAACGTTGCCAAATATCTTACACTCTACTGCTGGCTTCAATCACTGCTGCTATAACGTTTGCAAATGTCCCGGGAAAGAGTGATACTTCTGCACTGCTCTTTGctctttccttttttatATTAGTAGCAACAGCATTTGTGACAGCAACAGTCTTcattaaagaatttaataCATTTGCAAAAGtaaaattctttttataCGTCGTTGAATATAAGCCTAACATTGATCCACACAGCTGGGACATCATTGCCTCGCATATGAATGTGTATCTATATAACGAAGGATATTGGTTTAGCCCCAGGTGCTTCTACGACGGACAAGCTGCATATCACTACTTTAAGAGTTTGATAGTGAAATCTCCACTTGCCAAGGATGTACATTCAAACGTCAATGGCAATCAAAATGCCATTCCTTTGGCCTCGATGAATGAAGCTGGTGTGGAAGCTGgtaatactaataatacGGAGTCTGAAAATGGTTTACAGGATGctgattttgaattgaaGGGATTTAGAGAGAAAGCTATAAAAGTTTATCGTAAGTCGCTTGACGAATATTGGCAAGCACATTTTGTAGGAGCCAGCGAGCAACTACCATAG
- the KAFR0H03790 gene encoding uncharacterized protein has product MKAIISERYCVIEGWIVDQVDRIIVPKSKIVKNLVPKKLELLNRQFLIDFKNVDLSQSVIYEYTSQELHDLIDKEFYEFSELLDGRIINKDGRIYQRSKTKIKRTFTKRCHRVSIHGRQYVYLLKSQANLAHIPNMAEVLTNADNAKDNHVLSMLVRTAASNFTPEQYKLIQDFNSEIMVPFCVELLKKEYNRAIESDEPFLDTDMDVSTKAFIENIDNTTFDEYGNYLAPALYFFLNRGNPSIFLSDDFVSPKKRKYDEP; this is encoded by the coding sequence ATGAAAGCAATTATCAGTGAGCGTTATTGTGTGATTGAAGGGTGGATCGTCGATCAGGTTGACCGTATTATCGTTCCAAAGTCGAAGATTGTGAAAAATCTGGTTCCAAAGAAGCTTGAACTTCTCAACAGACAGTTTTTAATAGACTTTAAGAATGTCGATCTCTCCCAGAGTGTAATTTACGAATATACTTCGCAAGAATTACATGATTTGATAGATAAAGAGTTCTATGAATTTTCCGAATTGCTAGATGGTAGGATAATTAACAAAGACGGAAGGATATACCAGAGAagtaaaacaaaaattaagagGACCTTCACTAAAAGATGTCATCGTGTCTCTATACATGGTAGACAATACGTCTACTTGTTGAAATCACAAGCCAATCTTGCTCATATTCCAAATATGGCCGAAGTACTTACCAATGCGGATAATGCAAAAGATAACCATGTTCTCTCAATGCTCGTCAGGACAGCCGCGTCGAACTTTACACCAGAACAATATAAATtaattcaagattttaaCTCTGAAATTATGGTACCTTTTTGTGTCGAACTTCTGAAGAAAGAGTACAACAGAGCCATCGAAAGTGATGAACCTTTCTTAGACACAGATATGGATGTGAGTACCAAAGCTTTTATCGAGAACATAGATAATACAACATTTGACGAATATGGAAATTATTTGGCACCTgcattgtatttttttctcaatagAGGGAATCCTTCAATATTCCTTTCTGACGATTTCGTATCACCCAAAAAACGGAAATATGATGAACCTTGA